A genome region from Chloroflexota bacterium includes the following:
- the leuB gene encoding 3-isopropylmalate dehydrogenase, translating into MKFDITVLPGDGVGPEVVVEAVKVLETVGKEFGHEFRLHYGDIGGVAIDQSGVALTAEALKMCKRGHAVLLGAVGGPKWDDPLAKIHPEDGLLALRKGLRLFANLRPVKIFPVLVDCTTLKPEIVRGVDLVVVRELTGGLYFGKPKKRWQTSQGRRAVDSMLYSEKEIERILRVGFELAMSRRKKLVSVDKANVLESSRLWRQMATEVAAEYPGVELEHMLVDACAMRLIQRPTYFDVVVTENMFGDILTDEASMLAGSMGMLPSASLAAVPKAGVMTFGLYEPIHGSAPKRAGQNMANPIATILSCAMMLRYSFGLETEAKAVEKAVTSVLEAGYRTYDIMEEGRTRVGTKEMGALIVKGVKA; encoded by the coding sequence ATGAAGTTTGATATAACTGTTTTACCTGGTGATGGCGTTGGCCCGGAGGTGGTAGTGGAGGCAGTCAAAGTGCTGGAGACAGTGGGCAAGGAATTTGGACATGAGTTCCGCCTGCACTATGGGGATATCGGCGGTGTTGCTATTGACCAGTCCGGCGTTGCCCTGACTGCTGAAGCCCTGAAGATGTGCAAACGGGGCCATGCAGTGCTGCTGGGGGCTGTGGGTGGCCCTAAATGGGATGACCCTCTGGCCAAGATTCATCCTGAGGATGGCCTTCTAGCGTTGCGCAAAGGATTGAGGCTTTTTGCTAACCTCCGGCCGGTCAAGATATTCCCTGTGCTTGTCGATTGCACTACTCTGAAGCCTGAGATTGTCAGGGGGGTGGATCTGGTGGTGGTGCGTGAGCTTACTGGCGGGCTCTACTTTGGCAAACCCAAGAAGCGCTGGCAGACCTCCCAAGGCAGACGGGCTGTGGACAGCATGCTTTATTCGGAAAAAGAAATCGAGCGTATCCTGAGAGTGGGATTTGAGCTAGCCATGAGTCGGCGGAAGAAGCTGGTCTCAGTGGACAAGGCGAATGTTTTGGAGTCCTCACGGCTCTGGCGGCAGATGGCTACGGAAGTGGCTGCCGAGTACCCCGGAGTAGAACTGGAACATATGCTGGTGGACGCCTGTGCCATGAGGCTGATACAGCGTCCTACCTACTTTGATGTTGTCGTCACTGAGAACATGTTCGGTGATATCCTGACTGATGAGGCATCGATGCTGGCTGGCTCCATGGGAATGCTGCCGTCGGCCAGCCTGGCAGCAGTGCCCAAAGCGGGCGTGATGACCTTTGGACTTTATGAGCCGATTCATGGCAGCGCCCCCAAGAGGGCGGGCCAGAATATGGCCAACCCGATTGCTACTATCCTGAGCTGTGCCATGATGCTGCGCTACTCCTTCGGTCTGGAGACAGAGGCAAAGGCCGTGGAGAAAGCGGTGACCAGTGTCCTGGAAGCAGGCTACCGCACCTATGACATCATGGAAGAGGGGCGAACCAGGGTGGGGACGAAGGAAATGGGCGCTCTGATTGTGAAGGGCGTAAAGGCATGA
- the leuC gene encoding 3-isopropylmalate dehydratase large subunit, with protein MQLTLAEKILAAHAGKDKVTPGELISVRVDLVLSNDITAPIAIKEFQRIGVKKVFDPQKVVMVPDHFIPNKDILSAEQAKLMREFALEQGLVYFEVGRMGIEHVLLPEQGLVLPGDVVIGADSHTCTYGALGSFATGMGSTDIASAMACGEIWMKVPPTIRFVYQGKLRRWVGGKDLILYTIGNIGVDGALYAAMEFAGEAIRVLSMDGRFTMANMAIEAGAKAGIFEVDDKTLEYVRPRAKRPYQVYKSDKDARYARVIEYDVSSLEPQVAFPHIPSNTRPVSQVGEIEIDQVVIGSCTNGRFEDLQIAAQILRGRQVHPRLRCVIIPGTQHVYLEALREGLIEAFVNSGAVVSTPTCGPCLGGYMGVLAAGERCVSTTNRNFVGRMGSSESEVYLANPAVAAASAIAGRIASPEEVVS; from the coding sequence ATCCAGTTGACGCTGGCTGAGAAAATCCTCGCCGCTCATGCTGGTAAAGATAAGGTCACTCCCGGCGAGTTAATAAGCGTCAGGGTCGATCTTGTCCTTTCCAATGACATTACTGCCCCCATCGCTATCAAAGAGTTCCAGCGTATTGGGGTGAAGAAGGTCTTTGATCCTCAGAAAGTGGTCATGGTCCCTGACCACTTTATCCCTAACAAGGATATCCTTTCCGCAGAGCAGGCCAAACTGATGCGGGAGTTTGCCTTGGAGCAGGGCCTGGTCTATTTTGAGGTCGGCCGGATGGGCATTGAACATGTGCTTCTGCCGGAGCAGGGCCTGGTGCTTCCCGGGGATGTGGTCATTGGGGCGGATTCCCATACCTGCACCTATGGGGCACTGGGATCCTTTGCCACTGGAATGGGATCAACAGATATTGCCTCAGCAATGGCCTGTGGCGAGATATGGATGAAGGTCCCTCCGACTATAAGGTTTGTCTATCAGGGAAAGTTGCGCCGGTGGGTAGGGGGCAAAGACCTTATTCTTTACACCATCGGCAATATCGGGGTGGATGGCGCCCTCTATGCGGCGATGGAATTTGCAGGCGAAGCCATCAGGGTGCTCTCCATGGACGGGCGCTTCACCATGGCCAACATGGCCATCGAAGCGGGCGCTAAAGCAGGTATCTTCGAGGTGGATGATAAGACCCTTGAATACGTCCGGCCGAGGGCCAAGCGGCCGTACCAGGTTTACAAGTCAGACAAAGATGCCCGATATGCCAGGGTCATTGAATACGATGTCTCATCGCTGGAGCCCCAGGTTGCCTTTCCTCATATACCCTCGAACACCAGGCCTGTCAGCCAGGTTGGGGAGATTGAGATTGACCAGGTGGTCATAGGCAGTTGCACCAATGGCAGGTTTGAGGATCTGCAGATTGCAGCCCAGATACTCAGGGGCAGACAGGTGCACCCCAGGTTGCGCTGCGTCATCATTCCTGGCACCCAGCATGTATATCTTGAGGCTCTTAGAGAGGGCCTGATCGAGGCCTTCGTCAATTCAGGGGCTGTGGTGAGCACTCCTACCTGTGGCCCTTGCCTGGGCGGTTACATGGGCGTTCTGGCGGCTGGTGAGCGCTGTGTCTCCACCACGAATCGAAATTTCGTAGGCAGGATGGGAAGCTCCGAATCTGAAGTCTATCTGGCCAACCCCGCCGTGGCAGCGGCGAGCGCTATTGCAGGCAGGATTGCCAGCCCTGAAGAGGTGGTAAGTTGA
- the coaD gene encoding pantetheine-phosphate adenylyltransferase produces MRIALYPGSFDPVTKGHVDVATRAAALFDHLVIGVFDAPPKNLLFTTEEREELLKKATSHLTNVSVEPYTTLTIEFAKKIGAKFIVRGLRMGSDFEREFDMALMNRKLCPEVDTICLMSSAEYQFISSSLLKEAAQGGGDVRVFVPECSAIALRKKLMAKSKRT; encoded by the coding sequence TTGAGAATAGCGCTTTATCCCGGCAGCTTTGACCCGGTGACCAAGGGCCACGTTGATGTTGCCACCAGGGCAGCAGCCCTCTTTGATCATCTGGTTATCGGTGTTTTTGATGCTCCTCCGAAGAACCTCCTCTTTACTACGGAGGAGAGGGAGGAATTGCTCAAAAAGGCAACGTCCCATCTAACCAATGTAAGCGTGGAACCATACACCACACTTACTATTGAATTTGCCAAGAAGATAGGGGCGAAGTTCATCGTGAGGGGGTTGCGGATGGGCTCTGATTTTGAGCGAGAGTTTGACATGGCGCTCATGAACCGGAAGCTTTGCCCGGAAGTCGATACCATCTGTCTTATGTCCAGTGCAGAATATCAGTTTATCAGTTCCAGTCTGCTTAAAGAGGCGGCACAGGGAGGTGGTGATGTCCGTGTCTTTGTGCCCGAATGCTCTGCCATTGCCTTGAGGAAGAAGCTCATGGCCAAGTCCAAGAGAACATAG
- the rsmD gene encoding 16S rRNA (guanine(966)-N(2))-methyltransferase RsmD yields the protein MRIIAGSVKGARLNSPKSYLRPTTGLVRGAIFSILQPMVGEVWQTLDLYAGSGALGIEALSRGASWVDFVEHDARSCTVIKENLERTGFTSQAKVYCCSVTKALSILSKEYDVVLLDPPYSDPSLVSTLNSLFDSCLVGGTSTVVVQHSTRQPLPEEFRQSRMVKSRRYGDTSISFYQQEGVN from the coding sequence ATGCGTATTATTGCTGGCAGTGTGAAGGGAGCAAGGCTCAACTCTCCGAAGTCCTACCTGCGTCCCACGACCGGACTGGTTCGAGGGGCCATATTCTCCATCCTGCAACCCATGGTCGGCGAGGTCTGGCAGACCCTTGACCTCTACGCTGGGAGTGGTGCGTTGGGGATAGAAGCCCTCAGCCGTGGTGCCAGTTGGGTGGATTTCGTGGAGCATGATGCGAGATCCTGCACCGTAATCAAGGAAAATCTGGAGAGAACAGGGTTCACATCACAGGCGAAGGTCTACTGTTGCAGCGTTACCAAGGCACTTTCTATACTCAGCAAGGAGTATGACGTGGTGTTATTGGACCCTCCCTACTCCGATCCCTCACTGGTAAGCACCTTGAATAGCCTGTTCGATTCTTGCCTTGTTGGAGGAACCTCTACGGTAGTGGTGCAACATTCGACTCGTCAGCCACTGCCCGAGGAGTTCAGGCAATCCCGCATGGTCAAGAGTCGGCGTTATGGCGATACCTCCATTTCATTCTATCAGCAGGAGGGTGTAAATTGA
- a CDS encoding 3-isopropylmalate dehydratase small subunit, with amino-acid sequence MKLTGKVHKYGANVDTDAIVPARYLNISDPAGLAKHCMEGIDTQFVQMVRSGDIVVAETNFGCGSSREHAPLAIKASGISCVIARSFARIFFRNAINIGLPILECGEAVEVTQPGDILEVELETGAIKNVTRGRVFQAKPYPEFMLELIVAGGLIEHTRRRLKAKGVIL; translated from the coding sequence TTGAAGTTGACGGGCAAGGTGCACAAATATGGCGCCAATGTGGATACGGATGCCATTGTCCCGGCACGTTATTTGAATATCTCTGATCCTGCCGGGTTGGCCAAGCATTGCATGGAAGGTATTGACACGCAATTCGTACAGATGGTGCGTTCTGGGGATATTGTCGTCGCCGAGACAAATTTCGGTTGCGGCTCCTCCAGGGAGCATGCTCCTCTGGCGATCAAGGCATCCGGTATCTCCTGCGTTATCGCCAGAAGCTTTGCTCGCATCTTCTTCCGCAATGCTATCAATATAGGTCTGCCCATTCTGGAATGCGGCGAAGCGGTGGAGGTAACGCAACCCGGCGATATCCTGGAAGTCGAGCTCGAAACGGGCGCCATCAAGAATGTTACCAGAGGTCGGGTATTTCAAGCCAAGCCGTATCCCGAGTTTATGTTAGAGCTCATTGTGGCTGGAGGGCTTATCGAGCATACCAGGAGGAGACTCAAGGCAAAGGGAGTGATTCTATGA
- a CDS encoding YfhL family 4Fe-4S dicluster ferredoxin has product MAYKITDECISCGACEVECKNNAIKTEDAIYVIDPGKCSECVGWYSSQKCVEQCPVDCCVPDPDHKETREQLLEKWKKQNPGKTPAAT; this is encoded by the coding sequence ATGGCTTACAAGATTACGGATGAGTGCATCAGTTGTGGAGCCTGCGAGGTAGAATGCAAGAACAATGCTATCAAGACAGAGGACGCGATTTATGTGATTGATCCAGGCAAGTGCAGTGAGTGTGTTGGCTGGTACTCATCCCAGAAGTGTGTAGAGCAATGTCCTGTGGACTGCTGTGTACCCGATCCTGATCATAAGGAAACCCGTGAGCAACTCCTGGAGAAGTGGAAGAAGCAGAATCCGGGGAAGACGCCCGCCGCTACATAG